The following coding sequences lie in one Wolbachia endosymbiont strain TRS of Brugia malayi genomic window:
- a CDS encoding VirB4 family type IV secretion/conjugal transfer ATPase → MLKFRAIQSKNKSILSREVHAAEFIPYSCYWNSTTLITKQDWLVKFIKLSGFAFETADDEDLVIQNNIRNQMLRSISSPAFGLYFHTIRRKKNIFSDEFASQNFPNFFANHVNLKWREKHATRQSFINDLYITIIRRADTKGVEFLSHLLKKFGHVTSKHAWESDMRATYEDLEETTNRVMTNLRSYSPKILGVKETPNGLFCEIMEFLSRIVNCGFITNTLLPLKTEISRYLPVHRLFFGRKMIQVVTHNESKYAGIVSIKEYGNNTSAGMLDHFLQLPYEFIITQSFQFTNRQMAIAKMQIQQNRMIQSADKAISQIAEISHALDDAMSGRIVFGEHHLTILCIEKSPKSLDNALSFVESELSNCGVYPIREKVNLEPAFWAQVPGNFDYIVRKGTISSLNLAGFVSQHNYPTGNKFNNHWGDAVTVFDTTSGTPFFFNFHIRDVGHTMIIGPTGAGKTVLMNFLCAQAMKFSPRIFFFDKDRGAEIFLRALGGIYTLIEPRTKTNFNPLQLDDTPDNRTFLMEWIKSLISVYNDKFTSEDITRVNDAIEGNFKLRKEDRFLRNLVPFLGLAGSDTLAGAISMWHGNGSHAAIFDNKEDLLDFSKARVFGFEMASLLKDPIALGPVLIYLFHRISISLDGTPSIIVLDEAWALIDNPVFAPKIKDWLKVLRKLNAFVVFATQSVEDASKSAISDTLVQQTATQIFLPNLKATSIYRNVFMLTEREYILIKHTDPSTRFFLVKQGINAVVARIDLKGLDDIVNVLSGRAESVILLHDILKEVGDDPKVWLPIFYQKVKNV, encoded by the coding sequence ATGTTGAAATTCAGAGCCATTCAATCAAAGAATAAGTCTATTCTAAGCAGGGAAGTTCACGCTGCTGAATTTATTCCTTATTCTTGCTATTGGAATAGTACAACCTTGATAACGAAACAAGATTGGTTAGTTAAGTTCATCAAGTTAAGCGGCTTTGCATTTGAAACAGCCGATGACGAAGATCTGGTAATACAAAACAATATCAGAAATCAGATGCTGAGAAGCATTTCATCTCCAGCGTTTGGTCTATATTTTCATACTATCAGACGTAAAAAAAATATTTTTTCTGATGAGTTTGCAAGTCAAAATTTTCCAAACTTTTTTGCTAACCACGTAAATTTAAAATGGAGAGAGAAACACGCAACAAGGCAGTCATTTATTAATGATCTATATATTACAATTATTCGTAGAGCAGACACAAAAGGAGTAGAATTTTTATCGCATCTACTAAAGAAATTTGGACATGTAACTTCAAAACATGCTTGGGAAAGCGATATGCGTGCTACCTATGAAGATTTAGAAGAAACAACGAACCGCGTAATGACAAACCTTAGAAGTTATTCGCCCAAAATTCTTGGAGTAAAAGAAACCCCAAATGGTCTGTTCTGTGAAATAATGGAATTCCTATCTAGGATCGTAAATTGTGGCTTCATTACAAACACACTCCTTCCGCTAAAAACTGAAATATCAAGATACTTACCGGTACATAGGTTATTTTTTGGCCGTAAGATGATACAGGTTGTAACTCATAATGAAAGTAAATACGCTGGAATAGTTAGTATCAAAGAATATGGAAATAATACTTCTGCAGGAATGCTTGACCACTTTTTGCAGCTTCCTTATGAATTTATTATTACACAGTCTTTCCAGTTTACAAATAGACAAATGGCAATTGCCAAAATGCAGATACAGCAAAATCGGATGATACAATCTGCAGATAAAGCTATTTCTCAAATCGCAGAAATTTCTCATGCACTTGATGATGCAATGAGTGGTAGAATTGTATTCGGTGAACATCACTTAACTATCTTATGTATAGAAAAAAGCCCCAAATCATTGGATAATGCTTTATCATTTGTAGAGTCTGAGCTTTCTAATTGCGGTGTTTACCCTATCCGTGAAAAAGTTAACCTTGAACCGGCATTTTGGGCACAAGTTCCTGGTAATTTTGACTATATAGTGAGAAAAGGTACGATAAGCAGTCTTAATTTGGCTGGCTTTGTATCCCAACATAATTATCCTACCGGTAATAAATTCAATAACCACTGGGGAGATGCTGTAACAGTCTTTGACACAACATCTGGCACTCCATTTTTCTTCAACTTTCACATAAGGGACGTTGGACATACTATGATAATTGGTCCAACTGGTGCTGGTAAAACTGTTTTAATGAATTTCCTATGTGCCCAAGCAATGAAATTTTCTCCAAGAATATTCTTTTTTGACAAAGACCGCGGTGCGGAGATTTTCCTAAGAGCACTTGGTGGTATTTATACTCTGATAGAACCAAGAACTAAGACGAATTTTAATCCCCTACAACTTGACGATACTCCTGACAATAGAACCTTCTTAATGGAGTGGATAAAGTCTTTAATTTCAGTATATAATGATAAATTCACTTCTGAAGATATTACACGAGTTAATGATGCAATTGAGGGAAATTTTAAATTAAGAAAAGAAGACAGATTCTTAAGAAACCTAGTACCATTTTTAGGGCTTGCAGGTTCTGATACTCTAGCTGGAGCGATATCTATGTGGCATGGTAATGGCTCTCATGCTGCAATATTTGATAATAAAGAAGATTTGCTAGATTTTTCAAAAGCAAGAGTATTTGGCTTTGAAATGGCTAGCTTGCTCAAAGATCCCATTGCTCTTGGGCCGGTCTTGATTTATTTATTTCACAGGATTAGTATATCTCTTGATGGCACTCCATCTATTATCGTCCTTGATGAGGCGTGGGCATTAATAGATAATCCAGTTTTTGCACCTAAGATAAAGGACTGGTTGAAAGTGCTGAGAAAATTAAATGCTTTTGTGGTTTTTGCTACTCAGAGCGTTGAAGATGCAAGTAAAAGTGCTATTAGTGATACACTTGTACAGCAAACGGCAACACAGATTTTTTTGCCAAATCTAAAAGCTACTAGTATCTATCGGAATGTTTTTATGTTAACTGAACGCGAGTACATACTAATCAAGCACACAGATCCAAGTACTAGATTTTTTTTGGTAAAACAAGGGATTAATGCTGTGGTAGCTAGAATAGACTTAAAAGGTTTAGATGATATAGTTAACGTATTATCTGGACGTGCAGAGAGTGTCATACTGTTACATGATATATTAAAAGAAGTCGGGGATGACCCAAAAGTATGGTTGCCTATATTTTATCAGAAGGTAAAAAATGTTTAA
- a CDS encoding type IV secretion system protein VirB3: protein MSTGSIQTDQLFKGLTRPAMLFGVSYMFAILNVLICMLIFINSNDLRIILLMLPGIHGLGYIASAKEPLFIELFMVKLGKCSKCLNRFYYGANSYDIT, encoded by the coding sequence ATGTCCACAGGCAGCATACAAACAGATCAGTTATTTAAAGGTCTTACACGACCTGCAATGCTTTTTGGTGTGAGTTACATGTTTGCAATACTAAACGTTCTAATTTGTATGTTAATTTTTATCAACTCAAACGATCTTAGAATAATTCTTTTGATGTTACCAGGGATACATGGACTTGGTTATATAGCTTCTGCAAAAGAACCGTTGTTTATTGAATTATTTATGGTAAAATTAGGAAAATGCTCTAAATGTTTGAATCGTTTTTACTATGGAGCCAATTCTTACGACATTACTTAA
- a CDS encoding lysine--tRNA ligase: MSGILGKMINLILMISWPFQEVEKVLQEFPDKKEIIFETGYGPSGLPHIGTFGEVFRTTVVANALKKIAPEIKTKIIAVSDDMDGLRKIPDNIPNQEMLREHLNKPLTMIPDPFGTHESYGHHMNSLLCKFLDLFEFEYEFRSATECYKSGIYDEKLLLLLKNYDKVMDIMLPSFREERQQTYSPFLPICLETSQVLQVSVIERNTDKGTITYKDQNGEKIEIPVTKGRCKLQWKPDWGMRWAAFGVNYEAHGKDLTPSAVLSSQICKILGEKPPLLFCYEFFLDKEGKKISKSKGNGISIEKWLTYAPTESLALYIFQSPKKAKRLYFDVIPKSTDEYLEFVKRYNEGKEKDINNPAWHIHQSKVPNVETSGINFSLLLNLAAACNAKNKEILWGFISTYTPNVTPESNKMLDRLSDFAVRYYHDFVKPTKAYKAPNEKEKEALLDLKNILHSLPITATAEEIQSQIFSIGKKHNYNNLRDWFQLLYETLLGQKTGPRMGSFIKLYGVNNTISLIDSAIGRTL; the protein is encoded by the coding sequence ATGAGCGGTATTTTAGGTAAGATGATTAATTTAATCTTAATGATAAGCTGGCCGTTTCAGGAAGTAGAAAAGGTATTGCAAGAATTTCCTGATAAAAAAGAGATAATATTTGAGACTGGCTACGGGCCTTCGGGTTTGCCGCATATTGGTACTTTTGGAGAAGTCTTCCGTACTACAGTTGTTGCAAATGCACTGAAAAAAATAGCTCCTGAAATAAAAACCAAAATTATTGCAGTTTCCGACGATATGGACGGTTTGCGGAAAATACCAGATAATATACCAAATCAGGAAATGCTAAGAGAACATTTAAACAAGCCGTTGACTATGATACCTGACCCATTTGGCACTCATGAAAGTTATGGCCATCATATGAATTCGCTGTTGTGTAAGTTTCTTGATCTATTCGAGTTCGAATACGAATTTAGAAGTGCTACAGAGTGTTACAAGTCTGGTATTTACGATGAAAAACTTTTGCTCCTGCTGAAAAATTACGATAAAGTGATGGATATAATGCTTCCATCATTCCGAGAAGAAAGACAGCAGACATATAGTCCATTTTTGCCTATATGTCTGGAAACTTCTCAAGTTTTACAAGTTTCAGTAATTGAAAGGAATACAGATAAAGGAACAATCACATACAAGGACCAAAATGGAGAAAAAATAGAAATCCCGGTGACAAAAGGCAGATGTAAATTGCAATGGAAACCGGATTGGGGAATGAGATGGGCCGCATTTGGAGTCAATTATGAAGCTCATGGCAAAGATTTGACTCCATCTGCTGTGCTTTCAAGTCAAATATGTAAAATACTTGGAGAAAAGCCACCGCTTTTGTTTTGCTATGAGTTTTTCCTTGATAAAGAAGGAAAGAAGATATCAAAATCAAAAGGAAATGGCATTTCAATTGAGAAGTGGTTAACTTATGCACCAACAGAGAGCTTAGCGTTATACATTTTTCAGAGCCCTAAAAAAGCTAAACGTCTATATTTTGATGTAATACCAAAATCAACTGATGAATATTTAGAGTTTGTTAAGCGTTACAATGAAGGCAAAGAGAAGGATATAAATAATCCTGCCTGGCATATCCACCAGAGTAAAGTTCCAAACGTGGAAACTTCAGGTATAAATTTCTCATTGCTCTTAAACCTAGCAGCAGCTTGTAACGCTAAAAACAAAGAGATTCTTTGGGGTTTTATATCCACTTATACACCGAACGTTACACCAGAAAGTAATAAGATGCTAGACAGGCTTTCAGATTTTGCAGTTAGATATTATCACGACTTTGTTAAGCCAACAAAAGCATATAAAGCTCCAAATGAAAAAGAGAAAGAAGCGTTACTAGATCTAAAGAACATCCTGCATTCCCTGCCTATTACAGCCACTGCTGAAGAAATTCAATCTCAGATCTTTTCCATTGGGAAAAAACACAATTACAACAATTTACGTGATTGGTTTCAGTTGCTGTATGAAACGCTACTTGGCCAAAAAACCGGCCCAAGAATGGGATCTTTTATTAAACTTTATGGAGTAAATAATACAATTTCTCTTATAGACAGTGCTATTGGACGTACACTTTAG
- a CDS encoding gamma-glutamyl-gamma-aminobutyrate hydrolase family protein (Members of this family of hydrolases with an active site Cys residue belong to MEROPS family C26.): protein MYQYYNRIFNILLIIVLLLSNVTYADASESMHQIGSDIVVGLLKTEKETYPHELGLFQSIYEMFNSFGVRTVFIDCNKIINLKKIQEELLSLLKQDEMLAKKLILDRIKIEIGQFIKGHKINRIFIPENYYNLHSEPFPPTPCCQLVTEAIVKIVDDNPTIHLLSICGGLQGIMSAKGIEVVHVENFVSDEEQRRSHLKSAPNPQQEDVTFQQIKIVPNSHLAKVVAKFLLPDKNGWFSTCFPDAHSGTVNNRPENRRKLELLGYKIAAFSNDGVIEAIEDKHGNIYFQSHPEALVVKSDKNLHLSNHKARQVSTLVAMAIINDFLYRA, encoded by the coding sequence ATGTATCAATATTATAATAGAATATTTAATATTCTATTAATTATAGTTCTATTATTAAGTAATGTCACTTATGCTGACGCTAGTGAAAGTATGCATCAAATAGGCAGCGACATAGTGGTTGGTTTGTTGAAAACAGAAAAAGAAACATATCCGCATGAGCTTGGCTTGTTTCAAAGTATCTACGAGATGTTCAATAGTTTTGGAGTTAGAACCGTATTCATCGACTGTAATAAAATAATCAACCTTAAAAAAATCCAAGAAGAATTACTCAGCCTTTTAAAACAAGACGAGATGCTGGCAAAAAAGTTGATATTAGACCGAATAAAAATTGAAATTGGGCAATTCATTAAGGGGCACAAAATAAATAGAATATTTATTCCGGAGAACTATTACAATTTACATTCAGAACCCTTTCCGCCTACTCCTTGTTGCCAGCTTGTTACTGAAGCGATTGTGAAAATAGTCGATGATAACCCTACAATTCATTTGCTTAGCATATGTGGAGGTTTACAAGGAATTATGAGTGCAAAAGGAATTGAAGTAGTGCACGTGGAAAACTTTGTAAGCGATGAAGAACAGCGAAGATCTCATTTGAAATCTGCACCTAATCCACAGCAAGAGGATGTAACTTTCCAGCAGATAAAGATTGTTCCAAATAGTCATTTAGCAAAGGTAGTAGCTAAATTTTTATTACCCGATAAAAATGGCTGGTTTTCAACATGTTTTCCAGATGCTCATTCAGGGACAGTGAACAATAGGCCAGAAAACAGAAGGAAATTAGAATTGCTTGGATATAAAATTGCAGCGTTTTCCAATGATGGGGTAATAGAGGCTATTGAAGATAAGCATGGTAATATTTACTTTCAGAGTCATCCAGAAGCCCTTGTTGTAAAGTCGGATAAAAACCTCCATTTATCCAATCACAAGGCACGCCAGGTTTCAACACTGGTTGCTATGGCAATTATAAATGATTTCCTCTATCGTGCTTAA
- the coaD gene encoding pantetheine-phosphate adenylyltransferase gives MNINNRIGIYPGTFDPITFGHIDIIKRACKLVDRLIIGVAENINKHTTFDAKLRTSMAENEIKRLEIDVDVVSFNGLLVKFAKEQNASVIIRGLRAVSDFDYEFQMSWVNYKLLPEIETIFLPASEDTQFISSSFVKEIARLGESVSKFVSVGVQKELINLNRIGSE, from the coding sequence ATGAACATTAATAACAGAATAGGTATTTACCCAGGCACATTTGATCCTATCACTTTTGGACATATTGACATAATAAAAAGAGCATGTAAACTAGTAGATAGATTAATCATCGGCGTTGCAGAAAATATTAATAAGCATACTACTTTCGATGCAAAGCTACGCACAAGCATGGCCGAAAACGAAATTAAAAGATTAGAAATTGACGTAGATGTTGTATCTTTTAACGGGCTATTAGTGAAGTTTGCCAAAGAGCAGAACGCTTCTGTTATCATTAGAGGATTAAGAGCAGTATCGGATTTTGATTATGAGTTCCAAATGAGTTGGGTAAATTACAAGCTTCTTCCTGAAATTGAAACCATCTTTCTTCCTGCCTCTGAGGATACTCAGTTTATCTCATCAAGTTTTGTAAAAGAAATAGCAAGATTAGGAGAAAGTGTTAGCAAATTTGTGTCAGTGGGTGTTCAGAAAGAGTTGATTAATTTGAATAGGATAGGAAGTGAATAA
- a CDS encoding zinc-finger domain-containing protein — MAEVRVNKRKVCCHGDGNNEGSGHPLIYLDMGEEEEIACPYCEKTFVHDCTVEAVKEGIMAKDEF, encoded by the coding sequence ATGGCAGAAGTGAGGGTTAACAAAAGAAAAGTTTGTTGTCATGGTGATGGAAACAATGAGGGTTCTGGTCACCCATTAATATACTTAGATATGGGAGAAGAGGAGGAAATAGCCTGTCCTTATTGTGAAAAAACGTTTGTCCATGACTGTACTGTAGAAGCAGTTAAGGAGGGAATAATGGCTAAGGATGAGTTTTAA
- a CDS encoding phosphatidate cytidylyltransferase — MVDNNFIIRILSSVVILFIFSFSTYFSDLSFYLLIFSIAVLSSFEWYNLTQGNRILYVFALLLIALPNASLIYLYNLPQGKYALVWLILTIWSIDITAYLFGKNFGGARVCPIISPGKTWSGFLGAILAGIVCTIFGSILFGLFSILYSPIIGFTIALLAQLGDFTESLIKRVYNVKDSGSIIPGHGGILDRMDSFIFTSPLIAIYIS, encoded by the coding sequence ATGGTAGATAACAATTTTATAATTAGAATACTATCTTCAGTAGTAATATTGTTCATATTTTCTTTTTCGACATACTTCAGTGATTTATCATTTTACCTATTGATTTTTTCGATAGCGGTTTTGTCTTCCTTTGAATGGTATAACCTAACTCAGGGAAACAGAATCTTGTATGTTTTCGCATTGTTATTGATTGCACTACCAAATGCCTCATTAATATATTTATACAACCTACCGCAAGGAAAGTACGCGTTAGTATGGCTCATCTTAACCATTTGGAGCATCGATATTACTGCCTATCTGTTTGGCAAGAATTTTGGTGGGGCCAGAGTTTGCCCAATTATTAGCCCTGGCAAGACTTGGTCAGGATTTCTTGGCGCAATCTTGGCTGGAATAGTGTGCACAATTTTTGGATCAATACTTTTTGGCCTATTTTCAATTTTATATTCTCCAATCATTGGATTTACAATTGCTCTTCTAGCACAACTTGGTGATTTTACTGAATCACTCATCAAAAGAGTTTACAATGTTAAAGATAGTGGAAGTATAATACCCGGCCATGGAGGGATACTTGACCGCATGGACAGTTTCATTTTCACTTCTCCTCTTATTGCTATCTATATAAGTTAA
- the uppS gene encoding polyprenyl diphosphate synthase: MLNLESLPKHLAIIMDGNSRWANSQGRVKIDGYRKGSEVAYDIAKHCIALAIPYLTLYAFSMENWLRPKEETDCLFDLFYSILTDRDKVNFFHNYNIKLNFVGNLSLLPGKILNQIKESEEMTRKNDGLLLTVAVSYGAKQEIIHAVRNITRKNIDCVSEDEFEKFLYTKDLPKLDLLIRTGGEKRLSNFLLWQAAYAELYFCDTLWPDFSCQDLSKALEDYTKREKRYGR, translated from the coding sequence ATGTTGAACCTCGAATCTCTACCGAAACATTTAGCAATCATTATGGATGGTAACAGTAGGTGGGCAAACAGTCAAGGAAGGGTAAAAATTGATGGTTATAGAAAAGGTAGTGAAGTTGCATATGATATTGCTAAGCATTGTATAGCCCTAGCCATACCCTATTTAACTTTGTACGCGTTTTCCATGGAGAATTGGCTTAGACCTAAAGAAGAAACTGACTGTCTATTTGACTTATTTTACTCTATTCTAACTGATAGAGATAAAGTTAATTTCTTTCACAACTATAACATTAAATTGAATTTTGTTGGTAATTTAAGTTTATTGCCTGGAAAAATACTTAACCAGATTAAAGAATCAGAAGAAATGACACGTAAGAACGATGGTCTATTGCTTACTGTAGCAGTCAGCTATGGAGCAAAACAAGAAATTATACACGCTGTGAGAAATATCACGAGAAAAAATATTGATTGTGTATCAGAAGACGAGTTTGAGAAATTTCTATATACTAAAGATCTACCAAAGTTGGATTTATTAATTCGCACTGGTGGTGAGAAAAGGTTAAGTAATTTTTTGTTGTGGCAAGCAGCTTACGCTGAATTGTATTTTTGTGATACTTTATGGCCTGATTTTTCTTGTCAAGATTTGAGCAAAGCACTAGAGGATTATACGAAAAGGGAGAAAAGGTATGGTAGATAA
- the frr gene encoding ribosome recycling factor — translation MLKEIKTKTKERMLKTIQSFYNDIKGIRTGRASASLLDGIVVNIYGGHQKLNQVAGVSVTDNKTLLIKVWDIGVIGEVKNAILNANLNLNPVVEGNTIRIVLPDLTQETRERLVKLLHQFAENARVAIRNIRRDIMEEIERMQENKKISEDDFHNAKKEIQNITDDNIKKIDGELSIKEKDILNY, via the coding sequence ATGTTAAAAGAAATAAAAACTAAAACAAAAGAAAGGATGCTGAAAACTATTCAATCTTTTTATAATGATATTAAAGGTATACGTACTGGTAGAGCTAGCGCGTCATTACTTGATGGAATAGTTGTAAATATCTATGGTGGACATCAAAAACTAAATCAAGTTGCAGGTGTTTCAGTTACAGACAATAAAACCCTGTTAATTAAAGTTTGGGACATTGGCGTTATAGGTGAAGTAAAAAATGCTATATTAAATGCTAATCTAAATTTAAATCCTGTTGTTGAGGGTAATACCATACGTATAGTTCTTCCAGACCTAACGCAAGAGACCCGTGAGAGATTAGTAAAGTTATTGCACCAGTTTGCTGAGAACGCACGGGTTGCCATTAGGAATATACGCAGAGATATTATGGAAGAAATAGAGAGAATGCAGGAAAATAAAAAAATCTCAGAAGATGATTTTCATAACGCTAAAAAGGAAATACAAAATATTACTGACGATAATATTAAAAAAATTGATGGTGAATTATCTATCAAAGAAAAGGATATACTGAATTATTAA
- the pyrH gene encoding UMP kinase, which yields MHASTGKGSKIKYSRVLFKISGEALMGSRPFGHDMELIDQLCKDISDIYKLGVQVCIVVGGGNIFRGASASLSGCERASSDYIGMLATIINALILQNFLEKNSVNSKVLSAIPMVTICEPYIRRKAIHHLEKGRVVIFAAGTGNPFFTTDTAAALRAVETNCDAILKGTQVNGVYSADPKKNEDAVMYDRLSYMDLLTRDLKVVDASAISLARENSIPIIVFSLKEEKIVNIVKGHGTYTIVSDCE from the coding sequence ATGCATGCCTCAACGGGTAAAGGAAGTAAAATAAAGTACTCCAGGGTGTTATTTAAAATCTCTGGTGAGGCTCTGATGGGATCTCGGCCTTTTGGCCATGATATGGAGCTCATAGATCAATTGTGCAAAGATATATCTGATATTTACAAGCTTGGAGTTCAGGTATGTATTGTTGTTGGTGGCGGTAATATCTTTCGTGGTGCATCCGCATCTTTGAGTGGTTGTGAAAGAGCGAGTAGTGATTATATTGGAATGCTTGCAACTATAATAAATGCTTTAATTTTACAAAATTTTTTAGAGAAAAATTCAGTAAATTCTAAGGTACTCTCTGCAATACCTATGGTCACTATATGTGAACCTTATATAAGGAGGAAAGCTATTCATCATTTAGAAAAGGGTAGAGTAGTGATCTTTGCAGCAGGCACAGGTAATCCATTTTTTACTACAGATACAGCCGCAGCTTTACGTGCTGTTGAAACAAATTGTGATGCTATCCTAAAAGGTACACAAGTAAATGGTGTATACTCTGCTGATCCGAAAAAAAATGAGGATGCTGTAATGTATGATAGACTTTCTTATATGGATTTATTGACTCGTGATTTAAAAGTCGTGGATGCATCAGCAATCTCACTTGCGCGTGAGAATTCTATTCCAATTATAGTTTTTTCTTTGAAAGAAGAAAAAATAGTCAATATCGTTAAAGGTCACGGTACTTACACCATAGTTTCAGATTGTGAATGA
- the tsf gene encoding translation elongation factor Ts, with protein MKMNPDNIRELRDRTGLGLSDCKKALEECSGDIKEAIGKLRAIGLAKADKKIDRVASDGLIAMHLAESCGVLIELNCETDFVARNEKFIELISNLASIAYQERCTSIDKLKNAKYEGVGTVQEAIMNGTSVLGEKLELSRLCYLEAKDGVIAGYVHGDVRGLGKTGALVALRSSGDKSKLQEVGKQIAMHVVAMKPEALSIDNLDQTKMNNERSIIEEQVKGLNKSEEVTKKIVDGRMAKYYEEVILLEQKFIKDDKMKISDFMRLSESSVNSPVELSDYKLLVLGSKN; from the coding sequence ATGAAGATGAATCCAGATAATATAAGAGAACTACGTGACAGGACAGGGCTTGGTTTGAGTGATTGTAAAAAAGCTTTAGAGGAGTGTAGTGGTGATATTAAGGAAGCTATTGGCAAATTACGTGCAATAGGACTTGCTAAAGCTGATAAAAAGATTGATAGGGTAGCTTCAGATGGACTAATTGCTATGCATTTGGCTGAAAGCTGCGGTGTGTTAATTGAATTGAATTGTGAAACTGATTTTGTTGCAAGAAATGAGAAATTTATAGAATTAATTTCAAATTTAGCGTCGATTGCTTACCAAGAACGCTGTACTAGCATTGATAAGTTAAAAAATGCTAAGTATGAAGGTGTTGGCACAGTGCAGGAAGCTATCATGAATGGTACATCGGTTCTTGGTGAAAAATTGGAACTAAGTAGACTTTGTTACCTAGAAGCTAAAGACGGAGTTATTGCTGGTTATGTTCATGGTGATGTGCGTGGCTTAGGTAAGACTGGTGCTTTGGTTGCATTGCGATCATCTGGCGATAAGTCAAAGTTGCAAGAGGTTGGGAAACAAATAGCAATGCATGTAGTTGCTATGAAACCTGAAGCTCTTTCTATAGATAACTTAGATCAAACAAAGATGAACAATGAGCGTTCTATAATTGAAGAGCAAGTAAAAGGCTTAAATAAATCTGAAGAAGTGACGAAAAAAATAGTAGATGGCCGAATGGCTAAGTACTATGAAGAAGTTATTTTACTAGAACAAAAGTTTATAAAGGATGATAAAATGAAAATTTCTGATTTTATGAGGTTAAGTGAGTCTAGTGTGAATTCTCCAGTTGAATTGTCTGATTACAAGTTGCTTGTTTTGGGTAGTAAAAATTAA
- the rpsB gene encoding 30S ribosomal protein S2, which produces MANLPEVTVRDLARSGVHFGHKISRWNAKMAPYIYGVHQENRIHIIDLRKTLPLLQAAMKVLYNVAFQGGRILFVGTKFQALDIIASEAIRCGQYYVNYRWLGGMLTNWGTISSSIKTLVQYEKVLNAENSILTKKELGNIEKKRQKLDKALGGIREMGAVPDVLFIIDTNKEHIAVKEAEKLEIPVVAILDTNSDPDGITYPIPGNDDSRKSIELYCRLAADSILAGMESSLARSGVKVGDIKDEEFIQEKGDSIIRTKKGRSKVYKEDEKEVVTNEDESR; this is translated from the coding sequence ATGGCAAATTTGCCTGAAGTTACTGTACGTGATTTAGCTAGGTCTGGTGTGCATTTTGGTCATAAAATTAGTCGCTGGAATGCAAAAATGGCTCCATATATATATGGAGTGCATCAAGAAAATCGTATACATATAATTGATCTGCGGAAAACATTACCATTGCTACAGGCAGCCATGAAAGTTTTGTATAATGTTGCATTTCAGGGTGGTCGTATTCTGTTTGTTGGTACAAAATTTCAAGCTCTGGATATTATTGCAAGTGAAGCGATTCGTTGTGGTCAATATTACGTAAATTATCGATGGCTCGGTGGTATGCTTACTAACTGGGGAACTATTTCTTCTTCGATAAAGACACTAGTTCAATATGAGAAGGTACTGAATGCTGAAAATAGCATTTTAACGAAGAAAGAATTAGGAAATATTGAAAAAAAAAGGCAGAAACTTGATAAGGCGCTGGGTGGTATCAGAGAGATGGGAGCAGTTCCAGATGTTTTATTTATAATTGATACTAATAAAGAGCACATTGCAGTCAAAGAGGCTGAAAAATTAGAAATTCCGGTAGTTGCAATACTTGATACTAATTCTGATCCAGATGGTATTACTTATCCTATACCGGGAAATGATGACTCAAGAAAATCAATAGAACTCTATTGTAGACTGGCTGCTGACTCTATATTAGCTGGAATGGAATCTAGTTTGGCAAGATCTGGAGTTAAAGTTGGTGATATAAAAGATGAAGAGTTTATTCAAGAAAAAGGAGATAGTATTATACGAACTAAAAAGGGGCGTAGTAAAGTTTATAAAGAAGATGAAAAGGAGGTAGTAACGAATGAAGATGAATCCAGATAA